A window of Chitinophaga sp. MM2321 contains these coding sequences:
- a CDS encoding response regulator transcription factor, whose protein sequence is MKARILLVEDDQYIGAVTKRRLEDAGYDVVHSIDGQVAWEQFQLRSFDICLLDVVMPKKDGLTLAQQIREVNDHIPILFLTSKNEKEDRIAGLQTGADDYISKPFSMQELILRIEVFLKRTKSRNIDRSHIFTIGKLTFDYEDLRLYNETGEVSISLTQKEAELLRYLCNNPNKTLKREDILSQVWGKDDYFLGRSMDVFVTKLRKHFKSDPHIRLETLHGIGFRFNVPVLGK, encoded by the coding sequence ATGAAAGCAAGAATCTTATTGGTGGAAGATGATCAATATATCGGTGCGGTAACAAAGAGGAGATTGGAAGATGCGGGCTACGATGTTGTACATAGTATAGATGGCCAGGTAGCTTGGGAACAGTTCCAGTTACGCTCTTTCGATATTTGTTTGCTGGACGTGGTAATGCCCAAAAAAGACGGACTCACACTTGCCCAGCAGATCCGCGAAGTTAATGACCACATCCCTATATTATTTCTCACCTCCAAAAACGAAAAAGAAGATAGGATCGCCGGCCTTCAAACCGGAGCGGATGACTATATCAGTAAGCCTTTCAGTATGCAGGAACTGATCCTCCGTATTGAAGTATTCCTCAAAAGGACCAAGAGCCGGAATATAGACAGATCCCACATCTTTACCATCGGTAAACTGACATTTGACTACGAAGACCTCCGCCTCTACAATGAGACCGGAGAAGTATCCATTTCCCTTACACAAAAGGAAGCAGAACTACTCAGATACCTCTGTAACAATCCGAATAAGACCCTGAAAAGAGAAGACATTCTCTCACAGGTATGGGGGAAAGATGATTACTTCCTGGGCCGTAGCATGGACGTTTTTGTAACCAAACTCAGGAAACACTTTAAATCAGACCCGCACATCCGGCTTGAAACGCTGCATGGGATAGGATTCCGGTTTAATGTACCCGTTCTCGGTAAGTAA
- a CDS encoding HIT family protein: MSIFMKIIKGDIPSYKIAENEHFYAFLDIFPLVKGHTLVIPKTETDKFFDVEDALLQEWLLFAKPIAHAIEKVVPCNRIGVSVVGLEVPHAHMHLIPINSADDMNFSRSKLKLSVEEFKQIQAQITAHLQ; the protein is encoded by the coding sequence ATGTCCATCTTCATGAAAATCATCAAGGGAGATATTCCCAGTTACAAAATTGCAGAGAACGAACACTTCTACGCCTTCCTGGATATTTTCCCGTTGGTAAAAGGGCATACACTGGTGATACCGAAAACGGAGACAGATAAATTTTTTGATGTGGAAGATGCGCTGTTGCAGGAATGGTTATTATTTGCCAAGCCTATTGCACATGCCATTGAAAAGGTAGTACCGTGCAATCGTATAGGAGTGAGTGTGGTGGGACTGGAAGTACCGCACGCACATATGCATCTCATCCCTATTAATTCAGCGGACGACATGAATTTTTCCCGCAGCAAACTAAAGTTGTCTGTAGAAGAGTTTAAGCAAATCCAGGCGCAGATTACAGCGCACTTGCAATAA
- the greA gene encoding transcription elongation factor GreA has product MSGININYVTKETLDQMMNELSILKTKGRAEIARAIAEAREKGDLKENAEYDAAKEAQGIHEARIATLENAISASRIVSTDSIDTSKVSILCKVTITNVANKKTVTYQIVSETEADLKAGKISVTSPIGRGLLGKKVGDVADVQAPNGHIKFKIDHITA; this is encoded by the coding sequence ATGTCTGGCATAAACATAAACTACGTTACGAAAGAAACCCTGGATCAAATGATGAACGAGTTGAGCATCCTTAAAACAAAAGGACGCGCAGAAATTGCACGGGCAATTGCTGAAGCAAGGGAAAAGGGCGACTTGAAGGAAAATGCCGAATATGATGCCGCCAAAGAAGCACAAGGTATTCACGAAGCCAGGATCGCTACCCTGGAAAATGCAATTTCGGCCTCCCGTATTGTAAGCACAGATTCCATCGATACTTCCAAAGTATCTATTTTATGTAAGGTTACTATTACGAATGTAGCCAATAAGAAAACCGTTACTTACCAGATCGTTTCTGAAACAGAGGCTGATCTGAAAGCAGGCAAGATTTCCGTTACTTCTCCTATCGGCAGGGGATTGTTGGGTAAGAAGGTGGGCGATGTAGCAGATGTACAGGCGCCAAACGGACATATTAAGTTTAAGATCGATCATATTACTGCATAA
- a CDS encoding NAD(P)-dependent oxidoreductase, with protein MSRKVLITAKAHPYLIDQLQNNGFEVIYEPSVSYDEVYSSIHDCIGLIVTTRIRVDKHIIDHAPNLEWIGRLGSGMELIDVPYAESKGIHCVSSPEGNRDAVGEQAVGMLLCLLNNVLKSNLELREGIWERDGNRAFELEGRTVGIIGYGNTGSAFARKLKGFDVNILAYDKYKQGFGTADVKEVTMEQLFKESDVVSVHLPLTAETQHLANTAFFKSFAKPVWFMNTARGKLVNNRDLIAALEEGIVAGACLDVLENEKMSSYTQEEKEQLAYFLKARNVVVTPHIAGYSHEASIKMARIVLEKLNII; from the coding sequence ATGAGCAGGAAAGTATTAATTACCGCTAAGGCACATCCGTATTTGATTGATCAGTTACAGAACAATGGTTTTGAAGTGATCTATGAACCGTCTGTTTCGTATGACGAAGTATACAGTAGTATCCATGATTGTATTGGTTTGATCGTAACTACCCGGATCCGGGTAGACAAACATATTATTGACCATGCCCCGAACCTGGAGTGGATTGGCCGCCTGGGGTCAGGTATGGAACTGATTGACGTGCCTTATGCAGAAAGTAAAGGCATTCATTGTGTAAGCAGTCCGGAAGGCAACCGCGATGCAGTGGGGGAGCAGGCAGTGGGTATGCTCTTGTGCCTGCTGAACAATGTGCTGAAAAGTAACCTGGAGTTGCGGGAAGGCATTTGGGAGCGGGATGGTAACCGGGCCTTTGAACTGGAGGGCAGAACAGTGGGCATTATCGGCTACGGGAATACCGGCAGCGCATTTGCCCGCAAATTGAAAGGTTTTGATGTCAATATCCTGGCGTATGATAAATACAAACAGGGCTTTGGAACAGCAGACGTGAAAGAAGTGACGATGGAGCAGCTGTTTAAAGAGTCGGATGTGGTGAGCGTTCATTTACCACTGACGGCTGAAACACAACACCTGGCTAATACGGCGTTTTTTAAATCATTCGCCAAACCGGTATGGTTCATGAATACCGCAAGAGGCAAGCTGGTCAACAACCGCGACCTGATTGCAGCATTGGAAGAAGGGATCGTCGCCGGTGCCTGCCTGGATGTACTGGAAAATGAAAAGATGAGCAGTTATACGCAGGAGGAAAAAGAGCAGCTGGCATATTTCCTGAAAGCCCGCAATGTAGTGGTAACGCCACATATAGCCGGGTATTCACATGAAGCCAGCATTAAGATGGCGCGTATAGTTTTAGAGAAACTGAATATCATATAA
- the rsmA gene encoding 16S rRNA (adenine(1518)-N(6)/adenine(1519)-N(6))-dimethyltransferase RsmA, with protein MYTLKKSLGQHFLTDENMCRKIVESLPVIEGQQVLEVGPGGGAITKYLLQIPGIQFKAIELDREKVAYLEKTYPAIVGKLVNESILDAALPFEGSFHLIGNFPYNISTQIMFKVLEWHQQVDVVVGMFQKEVASRIASAHGNKEYGILSVLLQAYYKIEYLFEVHENCFNPPPKVKSAVIRLTRLEHPADIASERKFFVLVKTAFNQRRKQLRNPLKTLFDKEFLQDPIFTKRAEELSVADFAALSHKMI; from the coding sequence ATGTATACACTAAAAAAATCACTGGGCCAGCACTTCCTCACAGATGAAAATATGTGCAGGAAAATAGTGGAGTCCTTACCTGTAATTGAAGGCCAGCAAGTGCTGGAGGTGGGCCCTGGCGGGGGCGCCATCACAAAATACCTGCTGCAGATTCCGGGCATACAGTTCAAAGCCATAGAACTTGACAGAGAAAAGGTAGCCTACCTGGAAAAAACTTATCCTGCTATTGTAGGTAAGCTGGTCAATGAAAGCATCCTGGATGCTGCATTACCATTTGAAGGGTCCTTTCACCTGATCGGCAATTTCCCGTATAATATTTCTACACAGATCATGTTCAAGGTGCTGGAATGGCATCAGCAGGTGGATGTGGTAGTAGGTATGTTTCAGAAGGAAGTTGCCAGCCGTATCGCATCTGCACATGGCAACAAGGAATACGGTATTCTCAGTGTGCTCTTACAGGCATACTATAAGATCGAGTATTTGTTTGAAGTACATGAAAACTGCTTCAATCCGCCACCCAAGGTAAAATCGGCCGTGATCCGGCTTACGAGACTGGAACATCCGGCAGATATAGCTTCTGAACGCAAATTTTTTGTGCTGGTAAAAACAGCGTTTAACCAGCGACGCAAGCAATTGCGTAACCCGTTGAAAACATTATTTGATAAAGAATTTTTGCAGGATCCTATCTTCACCAAAAGAGCTGAAGAACTGAGCGTAGCTGATTTTGCAGCATTATCCCATAAGATGATATGA
- the pdxA gene encoding 4-hydroxythreonine-4-phosphate dehydrogenase PdxA: MSTTQINKPVIGITIGDINSIGAEIIIKTFTDSRMMEFCTPVIFASNKTINFYRKLMNENNFNYQSIKDFTRLNHKQVNVYNCWEEEVQITPGVLNEAGGKYATRALEAAIQCLKDGYIQGLVTAPIHKNNVQSETFNYTGHTPYLKAAFNAKDVLMFMTAENMRVGLLTEHVPVSEVAKYVTKENILSKLQLMKDSLVKDFGIDQPRIAVLGLNPHAGDEGLIGREEIEQITPAIRHAKGNGILCFGPYSADAFFAREMFRQFDGVLAMYHDQGLIPFKSLASGEGINYTAGLHIVRTSPDHGTAFDIAGKNEADPSSFRQAIFTCLEILEQRERYAENTRNPLKKTELASE; this comes from the coding sequence ATGAGTACTACCCAGATCAACAAACCGGTTATCGGCATCACCATCGGTGATATCAACAGCATTGGCGCGGAAATTATCATCAAAACGTTTACGGACAGCAGGATGATGGAGTTCTGTACGCCGGTGATCTTTGCATCTAATAAGACCATCAACTTTTACCGGAAGCTGATGAATGAAAACAACTTCAATTATCAGAGCATTAAAGATTTCACCCGCCTCAATCACAAACAGGTGAATGTATACAATTGCTGGGAAGAAGAAGTGCAGATAACACCCGGTGTACTCAATGAAGCCGGCGGCAAATACGCTACCCGCGCCCTGGAAGCAGCTATCCAATGTTTGAAAGATGGCTACATACAAGGACTGGTAACAGCACCTATCCATAAAAACAATGTACAAAGCGAAACCTTCAACTATACCGGTCACACACCTTACCTCAAAGCAGCCTTCAATGCCAAAGATGTACTGATGTTCATGACCGCCGAGAATATGCGCGTGGGCCTGCTCACAGAACATGTACCGGTATCGGAAGTAGCGAAATATGTTACCAAAGAAAATATCCTCAGCAAATTGCAGCTGATGAAAGATAGCCTGGTAAAAGATTTTGGAATAGACCAGCCCCGCATCGCCGTATTAGGACTCAACCCCCATGCCGGTGATGAAGGTTTGATAGGAAGAGAAGAAATAGAACAGATCACACCAGCTATCAGACATGCCAAAGGTAATGGCATCTTATGTTTCGGCCCTTATAGCGCCGATGCATTCTTTGCCCGTGAAATGTTCCGCCAGTTTGATGGCGTACTGGCCATGTATCACGATCAGGGCCTCATCCCTTTTAAATCACTTGCCAGCGGTGAAGGTATTAACTATACTGCCGGCTTACATATCGTACGTACTTCCCCCGATCACGGCACTGCTTTTGACATTGCCGGTAAAAACGAAGCAGATCCCAGTTCATTCAGACAAGCCATCTTCACCTGCCTGGAAATACTGGAACAACGCGAGCGTTATGCAGAAAATACCAGGAACCCGCTGAAGAAAACGGAACTGGCATCGGAATAA
- a CDS encoding transcriptional regulator, giving the protein MDFKDLDPVLHSQLRLAIMSVLLREEEAEFTFLKEKTNATAGNLSVQINKLRDVAYIEVVKQFKENYPQTICKITPTGRKAFENYVNSIQSYLKTGKSNNS; this is encoded by the coding sequence ATGGATTTTAAAGATCTGGACCCGGTGTTACATTCACAATTGCGGTTGGCTATTATGTCAGTGTTGCTACGTGAGGAGGAAGCAGAATTTACTTTTCTGAAGGAGAAAACGAATGCCACGGCTGGTAATCTGAGTGTGCAGATCAATAAATTACGGGATGTTGCTTATATAGAAGTAGTAAAACAGTTTAAAGAAAACTACCCGCAAACGATTTGTAAAATAACACCCACAGGCAGGAAAGCCTTTGAGAATTACGTTAATTCTATCCAGTCCTATTTGAAAACAGGGAAGTCCAATAATAGCTGA